AACATTTGAACCTTCAACTCTTACCATATCACAGATATGGTCTAATATTTCTCTATGGAATATTTCTTCACCTGTCTCATCGTTATAGAATATAGGAATTGGAACCCCCCAAACTCTTTGTCTTGAGATACACCAGTCAGGTCTTGTTTCCATCATAGATCCTATTCTATTTCTTCCCCAAGATGGTATAAAGTTTATTTCATTTATAGCTTTTAAAGTTTTTTCTCTTAAATCTCCACCTTCCATTCTAATGAACCATTGTTCAGTAGCTCTGAATATAACCGGAGTTTTTGATCTCCAGTCATGAGGATATGAGTGGCTTATCTCTTTCATTTTTAATAAATGTCCTGTTTCAGTTAAATGAGCTATTATTGCTTTGTTAGCTTCTGTATAGAATAAGCCTTTAAATAAATCTCCTGCTTCATCTGTTAAATATCCTCTATTATCTATTGGAGAAATTACTGGTAATTTATATCTTATTCCAACAACATAGTCATCTTGTCCATGCCCTGGAGCAGTATGTACACAACCTGTACCTGCATCAGCTGTAACGTGATCTCCTAAAATAATATATCCTGTTCTTTCTAAGAAAGGATGTTGATAAGAAGTATTTTCTATATCTTTTCCTGTAAACTCTGCTACAAGTTCAGCATTTTCTATTCCAATTTCTTTGAAAGCTATTTCTGCCAATTCTTTAGCAAGTATTAAATTGCAATTAGCTGTTTTGTAAACTCCGTATTCAAAATTTTCATTTAAACATATAGCCACATTTGCTGGCAATGTCCATGGAGTTGTTGTCCATATTACCATGTATGTATTTTCATCAGCAAAGCCAATTTTTTCTAACAAATCCTTATTAGCTTTCATTTTTACATATATAGATGGAGATGTATGATCATGATATTCTATTTCTGCTTCAGCTAAAGCTGTTTCAGTTACAGGAGACCAATAAACTGGTTTTAATCCTTTAAATATATATCCATTGTCATATATTTCACCAAATAATTCTAATTGTTTAGCTTCGAATCTAGGATCAAGAGTTAGATAAGGATTATTCCAATCTCCTAAAACTCCTAGTCTTATAAATTGCTCTTTTTGAACTTCTACCCATTTTCTAGCATATTCTTCACATAATTTTCTTATATCTAAAGCTGACATTTCTCTAGCTTTAGCAACTCCTAATTTTTCTACAACTTTTAATTCTATTGGTAGTCCATGTGTATCCCAACCAGGAACATAAGGTGATCTAAATCCTCTAAAAGTTTTATATTTTAAAATGATATCTTTTAATATTTTATTTAAAGCATGTCCTATATGTGTATTTCCGTTTGCATAAGGAGGTCCATCATGTAATATAAAATCCCCTCTATCTTTGTTTTTTTCCAAACCTTTTTCGTAAATTTTTTCGTCTGTCCATTTCTTAATATACTTTGGCTCCTTGTTTGGTAAATTAGCTTTCATTTGAAAGTCTGTTTTTGGCAAATGAAGTGTACTTGTGTATTCTTTTTCACTACTCATTTATTTTTTCCTCCCTATATTTGTTAAAAATTATTCTTACTTTTGTTCCAACATCTAATTCTGAAGTTATACTTACTAAACCCTTATGCTCTTTAACTATTTTATAAATAGTTATAAGACCCATACCCATTATATTTTTAACTCTATTTTCTGTTTCAGTATATGGTTTCATAAGTCCATTAACTTCTTCTTCAGTCATTCCAATACCATTATCCACTATATCTATTATAACCCTATTGTCTTTGTCAGTAATAACTATAATATTTATTTTTTTATCTAATTTATTTCTAACTAAAATAGAGTTTATAGAGTTTCTTAAAATTTGTAAAAACAATTGATATATTTTTTTCTTATCTCCATAAATTTCTCCTGAGAAATCTACAAATACAGAAATATTTATCCCATATTTTCGTAAAATTCTATCGCTGTTTTTCACAATTTTATCAATCAATCTTTCAAGATTGAAAGGTCTAAAATTGTTGGTATTATTATTCACAGAATAATTGAGAACAACATTTCTCTTTTTTTCATCTCTAACATAGCGAATAATTTTATCTATATCTTTACTATTATATCTATTATTTTTAATTTTTTCAATAAAAGTTTCTACATTATTGATTAAATTCTTATTATTTGAAATAAATTTACTAGAAATCTTAGTCATAGTTAAATATCTTTCTTTCATAAGTTTATCTTCTTCCAACATATTATTTTTAACTCTTATCAAAAAATTCATTAACAATAAAGCATTCAATTCAACTTCTTCTTCTGATATCGTTCGATCTCTTCCAAAATAATCTACTATTATACAACCTACTTTTATTTCTTTATCAGCTATTGGTAACACCATAAAATTTCTTAGCCCTAGTGCTTTAAAAAGTTTATTCCCAAAAGTATACTTAAATCCTTTATCGTTATGATAAATTATTTT
Above is a window of Fusobacterium massiliense DNA encoding:
- the ileS gene encoding isoleucine--tRNA ligase is translated as MSSEKEYTSTLHLPKTDFQMKANLPNKEPKYIKKWTDEKIYEKGLEKNKDRGDFILHDGPPYANGNTHIGHALNKILKDIILKYKTFRGFRSPYVPGWDTHGLPIELKVVEKLGVAKAREMSALDIRKLCEEYARKWVEVQKEQFIRLGVLGDWNNPYLTLDPRFEAKQLELFGEIYDNGYIFKGLKPVYWSPVTETALAEAEIEYHDHTSPSIYVKMKANKDLLEKIGFADENTYMVIWTTTPWTLPANVAICLNENFEYGVYKTANCNLILAKELAEIAFKEIGIENAELVAEFTGKDIENTSYQHPFLERTGYIILGDHVTADAGTGCVHTAPGHGQDDYVVGIRYKLPVISPIDNRGYLTDEAGDLFKGLFYTEANKAIIAHLTETGHLLKMKEISHSYPHDWRSKTPVIFRATEQWFIRMEGGDLREKTLKAINEINFIPSWGRNRIGSMMETRPDWCISRQRVWGVPIPIFYNDETGEEIFHREILDHICDMVRVEGSNVWVAKTPEELIGEELLGKYNLKNVKLRKETNIMDVWFDSGSSHRGVLEVWEGLHRPCDLYLEGSDQHRGWFHTSLLTSVASTGDSPYKNVLTHGFVNDGEGKKMSKSLGNTVSPDDVIKVYGADILRLWCGSVDYRDDVRISDNIVKQMSEAYRRIRNTARYILGNTYDFNPKTDKVAYKDMLEIDKWALNKLEVLKRSVTANYDKYEFYNLFQEIHYFAAIDMSAFYLDIIKDRLYTEKKESVARRAAQTVMHEVLMTLTKMIAPILSFTAEEIWENLPVETRDEESVFLVDWYENNDEYLNPELDEKWQQIIKLRKEVNKKLEKARQGENKIIGNSLDAKVSLFSKDSSLQEFMKSDVSLLETVFIVSKVEIVESTDENFTKAEEVEGLEIKITRAEGEKCERCWKYDNLGVDAEHPTLCPRCTEVLK